Sequence from the Parvicella tangerina genome:
GCCCTCTATGAGATATGAAAACAACCGACCTATCCAAATTTAACAACGACTGGTATCAACCAGGAGGAAGAATAAAACGAGCGCTTTGGTTCCTTGTTAACGCATGCATCATGCAAAGTAAATGGATTCCGTTCAGCGGAGTAAAAGTGACATTATTAATTCTTTTTGGAGCTGAAATTGGAGACAATGTAGTTATCAAGCCGAATGTCAATATCAAATATCCTTGGAAACTGACAATTGGAGATAACACTTGGATTGGAGAACGCGTATGGATCGATAATCTAGGCGAAGTTAAGATCGGAAAAAATGTCTGCCTCTCTCAAGGTGCTATGCTCCTTTGTGGGAATCACAATTATAAAAAAGTGGCTTTTGATCTTATAGTAGGCAAAATAACCCTTGAAGACGGAGTATGGATTGGTGCACATAGCATTGTTTGTCCTGGGGTCAAATGCAAAAGTCATGCTCTTTTGGCGGTTAATTCTGTTGCCACCGCAAACCTCGAACCTTATTCAATTTATCAAGGGAATCCAGCTGTGAAAGTCAGAGAGCGAGTTGTGAATTAGTCTAGCAAATGAGTGACAAACAAGATAAACATGGTTATGAGACTATATCACCTTCACGCCAGGAAAATCCTTTTCCACTTCCTTAGCCATTTTCTCAGCTTTAGCCCGTGAACTAAATTTATCGAGGTAAACCGAAAAATTGAGCTCATAATCCATGATTATTCCAATTTTCTTGAAAGCTGGAAAATTCTTAAATATTGCATCCATTAACTCCTCTTCGCTCTTCGTAGTTAAGATCACTACATAGTGTTTTTCCGGATCCTTCTCTTCAAAATTCAATTCCAAGTTATCAAACCCCTCATACATTTCCGTCATTTCATCAGCATTCATCCCAGCGCCAAAACCTGTCAAATTCATTTGTTCTGCCCAAGCTTTATTTTCAGCAACCACCTTCATATCGGATGGTCTTTTAGAAAGGAAGTCTTTGTAGTCCGTGAGTTCACTTTCACTGACCATGAAATCGTTCATTACTCCTTGAAGTTCTTCTGTGTACAATCTGAATTCCTCGTCATAA
This genomic interval carries:
- a CDS encoding WcaF family extracellular polysaccharide biosynthesis acetyltransferase — encoded protein: MKTTDLSKFNNDWYQPGGRIKRALWFLVNACIMQSKWIPFSGVKVTLLILFGAEIGDNVVIKPNVNIKYPWKLTIGDNTWIGERVWIDNLGEVKIGKNVCLSQGAMLLCGNHNYKKVAFDLIVGKITLEDGVWIGAHSIVCPGVKCKSHALLAVNSVATANLEPYSIYQGNPAVKVRERVVN